The sequence below is a genomic window from Paenibacillus silvisoli.
ACGCCGTTTGCGGCGAGCCAGCCGCTCTGGAACTTGGCGGTCATTACGCCGGGAGCGATCGGCGATCCGACGTTGGTCACCATATCGGACGCGGATCGCGCCTACTACGCGGAGACGGGGATGACCGTCATCCCGTATTCGTCGCAGGCGAACGGCTTCTTCAGCGGCCGCTATGCGAGAGGCGTCGAGCCTGGCAACGAAGGCAGCGCGAGCGGCGTGCAGCGGACGTATTTCAACGACGCCAGCTTTGACCGGCTCGAGCGGGTGCAGCAGCTGGCTGCGGAGCTGGGCACGACCGGAACCGCGGTCGCGCTGGCGTATTTGACGTCGCAGCCGTTTCCGGTGTTCCCGATCATCGGGGCGACGAAGCCGGCGTACGTGCAGGAATGCTGCGCGGCAAGCGAGCTGATACTTACGCCGGAGCAGCTGAGCTATTTGGAAACGGGCTCGCGGGTTTCCGCGGTATAGCGCGGGTTATCGGCTAACGAACTAAGGGTTATACGGCTCGTTTGCCTGACCATTCCAGCCAAACAAAGGCGCCAGGGATTAGCTCCCTGGCGCTTTTTTGCAGTACGCCCAGCATGGGCGTCATCTCTAGGGTGGAAGTCCCGAACGGGGGCTGGCGAACGCCTACCGTTAGCCAAGAGCAAGGGTGTCCGCCGCGAGGCGGAATCTGAAGGAAGCTCACGGCAAATGCACGAGCCAAGGTATACGAACTGGATTAGAGGCAGGGCTAATCGGATGAGTCACCTACACATGACGAAATCCTAAGTCGCCAAAGGTTAGCCCTGTAAACTCCAGTGGTTGCGGGCAGAAAGATGACGTTCTTATCTGGGGAGATCTGCGGGAGAAAAAAAATGCGAAGTCACTTCGTAACCGCAACCGAGAGGCTGCGCTGAACCCGCAGAAGTCAGCAGAAGCCGTAGTACGCAGGCTGTTGCAACAGCTTGCGGAAGGGCTGAACCGAAAGGAGAGTGGAAACCGATGCGTTCGCGCAAAGAGCAAAGACAGCCGAATATCTCGCAAGAGAGCTTGCTGCAGAGAGAAGCGGTGAAGCCGCCAGGGTATGCAGAAGCGCCGAGTTCTTCGCCGGCACAAGTCGCCCCTTCCGCTCGCAAAGACCAGAACGATCTGCTGGGGCGGATGCTCGAAGGAGAGAACCTTCGGCTCGCTTACAAGCGGGTGGTACAGAACGGAGGAGCCCCCGGTGTGGACTGTGTAACGGTAGCGCAACTACAAGCTTACCTGAAAACACACTGGGGAACGGTGAAAGCCGAACTCCAAACGGGAACGTACAGACCTTCGCCAGTCAAACGGGTGGAAATCCCCAAACCCGGAGGCGGCGTGCGGCTGCTCGGAATCCCGACCGTGATGGACCGTTTCCTTCAGCAGGCACTTCTGCAAGTGATGAACCCGATCTTTGACCCGCACTTCTCTTGGTACAGCTACGGTTTTCGCCAAGGGAAACGGGCGCATGACGCGATGAAACAAGCCCAAAGCTATATCCAAAGCGGTCTACGATGGGTCGTAGACATGGATTTGGCGAAGTTCTTTGACCGAGTCAACCACGACATGCTGATGGCAAGGGTGGCACGGAGGGTAACGGACAAGCGTGTCTTGAAACTCATACGAGCTTACTTGAATGCTGGAGTCATGGCGGATGGCGCGCTGGAGAAAAGTGAAGAAGGCACGCCGCAAGGCGGTCCGTTAAGTCCGCTCTTAGCGAACATCCTGCTGGATGACTTGGACAAGGAATTGACCAAACGAGGATTGAGATTTGTTCGTTATGCGGATGACTGCAATATTTTCGTCGCGAGCAAACGAGCAGGAGAACGTGTCATGGGGTCGATCACACACTACGTAGAAGGAAAGCTGAAACTGAAAGTGAATCGGGAGAAAAGCGCGGTGGATCGGCCATGGAACCGTAAATTCCTTGGCTTTAGCTTCATGAAGGACAAGAAAGCAACGGTTCGCCTCGCTCCGCAGACGATCTCGCGCTTCAAAGAGAGAATCCGGGAGCTGACGAGCCGAACGCGATCCATGTCCATGGAAGTCCGCATCGGACAATTAAACCGATACCTCATGGGATGGCTAGGTTATTTCCGACTCGCCGCGGCGAAGAGCCATTGCGAAAGATTCGATCAGTGGATACGCCGAAGACTCCGAATGTGTCTATGGAAGCAGTGGAAACGGGTGCGCACTCGAATTCGCGAACTTCGAGCACTTGGCGTGCCGAAATGGGCGAGTCTGATTCTGGCAAACTCAAGACGCGGCGCATGGGAAATGTCCCGAAACACAAACAATGCCCTTCCGACTTCCTACTGGGAAGCGAAAGGGCTCAAAAGTATGCTTTCTCGTTATTTGGAGCTTTGTTAACCTTTTGGAACCGCCGTATGCGGACCCGCATGTACGGTGGTGTGAGAGGACGGAGGCTAGCCGCCTCCTCCTACTCGATTGAAACGGACGCGCTTTCCATCCTTTTCAGGATCCCGGGCAGCCGATATAATAGATATACGCTTGCGCGGGAAGGAGTGCTTTTGCAAGATGGCAGTAACCACTGGAACGTTAACTTCAACGATGGCTCAACAATCGGACGGCGTTTTTCCGTCCGTATGCTCGCTAGATTGCCCGGACCAATGCGGGCTTCTCGTTCATAAAGAAAACGGCCGGATCGTGCGGATCGAAGGCGACCCCGAACACCCCGTCACGCAAGGCGCGATTTGCAACAAAGTCCGGAATATGACAGAGCGCATTTACGATGAAGCGCGGCTGCAGTACCCGCTGAAGCGGACCGGACCGAAAGGAAGCGGCCAGTTCGAGCGGATCAGCTGGGAAGAAGCGATCGGCACGATTACGGACCGCTGGAAGCAGCTGATCGAGACGGAAGGGCCGGAGGCTATTTTGCCGTATAGCTTCTATGGCAATATGGGCCGTATCGGGACCGAGGGGCTTGGCCGGCGCTTCTTCAACCGGATGGGCGCCAGCAAGCTGATTCTTTCGATCTGCGAGGCGGCGGGCACGGAAGGCTACGGCTACACGATGGGCGGCAGCTTCGGCACCGATCCGGAAGAAACGGTCCACGCGAAGCTCATCATCATGTGGGGCATCAACGCGGTCAGCACCAATATGCACCAAGTAACGATCGCCGAGAAAGCGCGCAAAAACGGCGCGACTGTCATCGCCATCGACGTGCATCGCAACCGGACGGCCAAATGGGCGGACTGGTTCATTCCGGTCATGCCGGGAACGGATGCCGCGCTGGCGCTTGGCATCATGCATATTTTGTTTGCGGAGCAGCTGACGGACGATGCGTTCATGGAGCAGCACACCGTCGGCCACGAGCAGCTGCGCGAGCATGTCAAAACCTATACGCCGGAGACCGTTTCCGCGATTACGGGCGTGCCGGTGGACGACATTTACAAGCTGGCCCGCATGTACGGCGGCAGCGAGTCTGCGTTCATCCGCATCGGGAACGGCCCGCAGCATCACGATAACGGCGGCATGACGACGCGGGCGATCGCCTGCCTGCCTGCGGTGACGGGGCACTGGCTGAACCGCGGAGGCGGCGCGATCAAAGGAAACGGCGGCTACCTGATGATCAACAAATCCGCGCTGGAGCGGCCGGATCTGCGCACGAACCGCTGGGCGCGCGAAATCAATATGAATGTGATCGGCGGCGCGCTGCTGGAATCGGAGAAGCCGATATCCTCGCTCTACGTGTTTAACTCGAATCCGGCCGTCGTCGCGCCTAGCGCGGACAAAGTGAGGGAAGGGCTGGCGCGCGAGGATCTGTTCACGGTCGTGCATGACCTGTTTCTGACGGAAACGGCGGCTTATGCGGACATCGTGCTGCCTGCGACCTCGGCCTTCGAGAATACCGACCTGTATCTCTCGTACTGGCATCATTATATTCATCTGCAGCAGCCCGTTGCGGCTCCGTATGGCGAAAGCAAATCGAACACCGAGGTGTTCCGTCTATTAGCCGCCGCCATGGGCTACCAGGACGAGGCGCTGCAGGATACCGACGAGGCGATGATCGAGCAAGCGCTGAACAACCCGAACAATCCGAATATAGCCGCGATTTCGCTGGACCGGCTGAAGGAAGAAGGCGCCGTAAAAGCGGATGTGAAGCCGTTATTCACCGGCGGCAAATTGCGCACGCCGAGCGGACGGATCGAGCTTTACTCGGCCACGATGGAGCGCAAAGGCTACCCGCCGATGCCGACCTACACGCCGCTCGTCGATGACGGTCCGTATCCGTTTCTGTTCATCCCGACGGCGAACCATAACTACTTGAACTCGACCTTCTCCAATAACGAGAAGCATGTCGCGATGGAACGGACGCCGAAGCTCTATATGAACAGCGCGGATGCGGCGGCGAGAGGCATCGCAACCGGGGACGCGCTCCGGGTCTGGAACGACCGCGGCAGCTGCGAGTTGACGGCGGCGGTCGGCGACGACGTGCTCCCTGGCGTCGTAGTCAGCCAAGGCTTATGGGCGGACGGCAAAAGCGGCAAGAACGGCGGAAAAGCGCTGGTGAACGCATTAACGCCCGATCGCGTGGCGGATATGGGGAAGGGTGCAACCTTCTTCTCCGGGCGGGTGCAAGTCGAGAAACGCTGACGAGGTGTGGCGGCATGGGCTTACGTTTAATGGTGCAAGGACAAAGCTTGCGGCCGGAGCATATTACGACCGACCGGCAGCAGGGCCGCCGGGGCATGATCACGAAGCGGCATCAGCATCCGGTTTTCCATCTCATGTACGTGACGGAAGGAGAAGGCGTCTTTCTCGTTGGCGATCGAATCAGCCGGGCATTGCCCGGCTATTTGTATATCATCAATCCGAACGAGTGGCATCAGTTCCACGGCCACGAGAAAGCCGGCCTTCACAACCTGGAATGCACGTTTCTGCTGCGCAACGAGGCGAATGAACCGGTCCATCACGCCAATTTGTTCGAATGGATCGAGGAGAAGCGCGGAAGAGCGCTGCCGGCGGCGATCCGCGAGGGCCCGATCGAGGTTCCGGCGGCGCTGCGGCCTTTTCTGCTCGAAGGCTTTCAGCGGCTTCTCGATCCGAGCAACCGGTACTTGACGTCCGAGCTGCTCTCGCTCATGGTCGTCGAGCTGATGCTGCGCGTGGAGGAGATCGTTTGGCGGCTAGGCGTTCTGGCCGCGGAGCCGGCAGGCGGCATGGAAGCGGGAGCTGACGAGATCGTCGCCCTGCAGCATTACATGCGCGCGCATATCGGCGAACCGCTGAAGCTGGAGGAGCTGGCCCAGCTCGTCCATTGGTCGCCGAACTACTTATGCCGCATGTTCAAGGCGCATACGAATCTGTCGCCGATGGCGTATTTGCAGCAGCTGCGCATGACGGAGGCAGAGAAGCTGCTGCTCTTCACCGATTTTCCCGTGTTCGAAATCGCGGAGATGCTAGGCTACGAGGATGCCTCCTATTTCGCTAGATTGTTCCGGCGGCATCATGGGCGCGCGCCGAGCGCATATCGGATAATATAGTCCGCATCGCGCGTGATTTTCTACCTTCTATCGCACCGGCCGACTCGTTATGATAGTAACTGTAGATGACTTATTCTAATGCGACGAGAGCGGGGATCGAACCATGCGGTTGACGATGGAGCAAGTGATCCGGTATCAGACGGAAGGGTATTTGATCGTGCCGGATGTATTTAGCGAGGCGGATTTGCAGCCTGTCATTGAGGAATTGGAAGCCGAAATCGACGCAAGGGCGCGCAAGGCGTACGCGGAGGGCAAAATAACCGAGCTGCACGAGGACGAGCCGTTCGAAAAAAGGTTCACGTTACTGTGCGAGCAAAACCGCGAGGTTGGGCGGGGCTTCGATATTAACGGCTATTTGGGCGAAGCGATGTTCCGCTTCATGGGCGGCCAAGGGCTGCTCGATCTCGTCGAATGCCTGCTCGGCACGGAGATCAGCTGCAATCCGATCCAGCATGTGCGGGCGAAGCATCCGGCCAAGTCGGCTGGCGAAGGCAACGATTATTTTCAAAATGTGCCGTGGCACCAGGACTGCGCCGTGACGTCTCCGGACTCGGAGGCCTCCGAGATCATTACGTTCTGGCTGCCTCTGGTCGATGCGACCGCGGAAACGGGCTGCATGGAGGTCATGCCTCATGTGTTCAAGCAAGGATATATCAATCATCGTTCCGAGGGCGGAACGACGATCGTGCCCGAGCTGCTGCCAAATGTGGTGCAGGTCCTCGCCGAATGCCCGAAGGGCGGGCTCGTGATCATGAACAAATATACGCCGCATCGCGGCATTTCGAACCGGTCGGACATCATCCGTTGGTCGGTCGACCTGCGGTACCATAAGACAGGCGCTGCGTCCGGTCGAAACCATCATCCGTCCTTTCCGGTGCGCAGCGCGCTAAACCCGGAAAGCGTGCTGACCGATGCCTCGGAATGGCGGCGCATGTGGCGCGAAGTGAAGGAAGAGAAGGGCAGAAGCCTTCACCGCGTATAGCCGTATACCTATTACAAAACCCACGTCTTGTCTAAGACGCGGGTTTTTTTTATTCGGCTGATAAGTAAAGGTTTTTGCCATGCACAGTCGAATACGTATTTATGGTTATTAATTCCAACTAAACCGCGATCGAAAGGGAGTAGGTCGAGTTGAAAATCACGTGCATGAAGACCAACCGCATTACCAATCCATTAGGGTTTGAGCTCGGTAAGCCCCGCGTTTCGTATGTCGTTAGCGAG
It includes:
- a CDS encoding phytanoyl-CoA dioxygenase family protein, with translation MRLTMEQVIRYQTEGYLIVPDVFSEADLQPVIEELEAEIDARARKAYAEGKITELHEDEPFEKRFTLLCEQNREVGRGFDINGYLGEAMFRFMGGQGLLDLVECLLGTEISCNPIQHVRAKHPAKSAGEGNDYFQNVPWHQDCAVTSPDSEASEIITFWLPLVDATAETGCMEVMPHVFKQGYINHRSEGGTTIVPELLPNVVQVLAECPKGGLVIMNKYTPHRGISNRSDIIRWSVDLRYHKTGAASGRNHHPSFPVRSALNPESVLTDASEWRRMWREVKEEKGRSLHRV
- the ltrA gene encoding group II intron reverse transcriptase/maturase, with the protein product MRSRKEQRQPNISQESLLQREAVKPPGYAEAPSSSPAQVAPSARKDQNDLLGRMLEGENLRLAYKRVVQNGGAPGVDCVTVAQLQAYLKTHWGTVKAELQTGTYRPSPVKRVEIPKPGGGVRLLGIPTVMDRFLQQALLQVMNPIFDPHFSWYSYGFRQGKRAHDAMKQAQSYIQSGLRWVVDMDLAKFFDRVNHDMLMARVARRVTDKRVLKLIRAYLNAGVMADGALEKSEEGTPQGGPLSPLLANILLDDLDKELTKRGLRFVRYADDCNIFVASKRAGERVMGSITHYVEGKLKLKVNREKSAVDRPWNRKFLGFSFMKDKKATVRLAPQTISRFKERIRELTSRTRSMSMEVRIGQLNRYLMGWLGYFRLAAAKSHCERFDQWIRRRLRMCLWKQWKRVRTRIRELRALGVPKWASLILANSRRGAWEMSRNTNNALPTSYWEAKGLKSMLSRYLELC
- a CDS encoding molybdopterin-containing oxidoreductase family protein, whose translation is MAVTTGTLTSTMAQQSDGVFPSVCSLDCPDQCGLLVHKENGRIVRIEGDPEHPVTQGAICNKVRNMTERIYDEARLQYPLKRTGPKGSGQFERISWEEAIGTITDRWKQLIETEGPEAILPYSFYGNMGRIGTEGLGRRFFNRMGASKLILSICEAAGTEGYGYTMGGSFGTDPEETVHAKLIIMWGINAVSTNMHQVTIAEKARKNGATVIAIDVHRNRTAKWADWFIPVMPGTDAALALGIMHILFAEQLTDDAFMEQHTVGHEQLREHVKTYTPETVSAITGVPVDDIYKLARMYGGSESAFIRIGNGPQHHDNGGMTTRAIACLPAVTGHWLNRGGGAIKGNGGYLMINKSALERPDLRTNRWAREINMNVIGGALLESEKPISSLYVFNSNPAVVAPSADKVREGLAREDLFTVVHDLFLTETAAYADIVLPATSAFENTDLYLSYWHHYIHLQQPVAAPYGESKSNTEVFRLLAAAMGYQDEALQDTDEAMIEQALNNPNNPNIAAISLDRLKEEGAVKADVKPLFTGGKLRTPSGRIELYSATMERKGYPPMPTYTPLVDDGPYPFLFIPTANHNYLNSTFSNNEKHVAMERTPKLYMNSADAAARGIATGDALRVWNDRGSCELTAAVGDDVLPGVVVSQGLWADGKSGKNGGKALVNALTPDRVADMGKGATFFSGRVQVEKR
- a CDS encoding AraC family transcriptional regulator, producing MGLRLMVQGQSLRPEHITTDRQQGRRGMITKRHQHPVFHLMYVTEGEGVFLVGDRISRALPGYLYIINPNEWHQFHGHEKAGLHNLECTFLLRNEANEPVHHANLFEWIEEKRGRALPAAIREGPIEVPAALRPFLLEGFQRLLDPSNRYLTSELLSLMVVELMLRVEEIVWRLGVLAAEPAGGMEAGADEIVALQHYMRAHIGEPLKLEELAQLVHWSPNYLCRMFKAHTNLSPMAYLQQLRMTEAEKLLLFTDFPVFEIAEMLGYEDASYFARLFRRHHGRAPSAYRII